Proteins from a genomic interval of Candidatus Poribacteria bacterium:
- a CDS encoding NAD(+)/NADH kinase produces the protein MKKIKKVGFFVNTTKTNAVGVVEGVSTWLKERGIVALLPEEQAVELGYPQTGISKTEVVEQADMLLVLGGDGTLLSAAHTPQIENVPILAINIGTLGFLTDASLDQLYPTLRATLAGDYRIEHRMMLEVVVDGQPEVELTESEEEIADSNKVIARNEMEGGYTDRNVKAETYFTEPCPKTRASLDPDSGVAFSDKGKLKKPFRAFALNDVVIRHYTRLIELDAHIDGELFIPYNADGLIIATPSGSTGYSLSCAGTIVAPQLEAILLTPIAPHSLTVRPFIADGNAEITVKMRAAYQSVDVFVDGQRETHSLTADAVIKVQKAERTIRLIRSQHHSYYRALREKLMLGIAVS, from the coding sequence ATGAAAAAAATAAAAAAGGTCGGTTTTTTTGTCAATACTACCAAAACGAACGCGGTAGGTGTCGTTGAAGGTGTGTCTACGTGGCTTAAAGAACGAGGTATTGTCGCGCTGCTTCCAGAGGAACAAGCCGTTGAATTAGGGTACCCGCAAACGGGTATCTCCAAAACGGAGGTAGTTGAACAGGCAGATATGCTGCTCGTTCTCGGTGGAGATGGTACACTATTGAGCGCAGCCCACACCCCGCAAATTGAGAATGTACCAATTTTAGCGATTAATATTGGGACGCTTGGGTTTTTGACGGACGCCTCGCTTGATCAACTCTATCCGACCTTAAGGGCGACGTTGGCGGGGGACTATCGGATAGAACATCGAATGATGTTAGAAGTCGTTGTAGATGGACAGCCCGAAGTAGAGTTAACCGAATCGGAAGAAGAAATTGCAGATTCTAACAAAGTCATAGCCCGTAATGAAATGGAGGGCGGATATACGGACAGGAACGTAAAGGCAGAAACCTACTTTACTGAACCTTGCCCAAAAACGCGTGCTTCTTTAGACCCAGATAGCGGAGTCGCGTTTTCGGACAAAGGAAAATTAAAAAAACCGTTCCGGGCTTTTGCGCTCAACGATGTTGTTATCCGTCACTATACGCGTCTGATTGAATTAGACGCACATATTGATGGCGAACTCTTTATACCGTACAATGCCGATGGTTTAATAATTGCAACACCGAGTGGTTCAACAGGATACTCGCTCTCTTGTGCGGGTACTATTGTTGCCCCGCAGTTAGAAGCGATCCTTCTAACACCTATAGCACCGCACAGTTTGACCGTGCGTCCTTTTATCGCCGATGGTAATGCTGAGATAACCGTCAAGATGCGTGCTGCCTACCAGAGCGTTGATGTTTTTGTAGATGGGCAGCGTGAGACACACAGCCTCACTGCCGACGCAGTCATAAAAGTGCAGAAAGCGGAACGAACAATTCGGCTTATTCGTTCGCAACATCATAGTTACTATAGAGCTTTACGTGAAAAACTAATGCTGGGAATAGCTGTCAGTTAA
- the recN gene encoding DNA repair protein RecN — protein MIETLSIRNIALIDELELELASGLNIFTGETGAGKSVILKSIGLVLGERASADIVREGADFAKVEASVAPDDTHPMWHTDFAFSDVLDPSDVVILSRQISANGRSRCHINGRLVNLKQLQALGTLLVDIHGQHEHQSLFRTETHLKLLDDFGGSSEARQQVGKIYTQLRALQQEAASVADTLAASEREKDLLEFEIKELTAANLEAGEDEKLADEARVLKNAEKLSQSANYVCEQLDGSNRSGGFGGGAMGTDLSTLDRLKDAANALTDLSDLDGSLSELQDRLESSLYELEDIALQIRQYADTVEFNQGRLDEIADRLALIAKLKRRYGNTLSEVLAYHAEAEQKLETLHLGSEKQESLQAEIKKTIQEAQHLCTTLSAKRLHVAKHLSERIEKELRTLGMDKAEFQASVQHIPDERGPFEVNSKRYAFRSDGMDDVEFLIAPNIGSEARPIARIASGGEISRIMLALKTVLVQVDEIPTLLFDEIDSGIGGKVADVIGKKLKELSAFSQVICITHLPQIARFADNHFRVEKKVVDKRTLITAKLLTAEEQVSEIVRMHGGEETEIGLAHARELLSEK, from the coding sequence ATGATAGAAACACTCTCTATCCGCAACATTGCCCTCATAGATGAACTTGAATTGGAACTGGCATCCGGGTTGAATATCTTTACAGGTGAAACAGGTGCTGGTAAATCGGTCATCCTCAAGTCGATTGGATTGGTGTTAGGTGAGAGAGCCTCCGCCGATATTGTGCGCGAAGGTGCCGATTTCGCAAAGGTAGAGGCGAGTGTCGCCCCTGACGACACACATCCGATGTGGCACACCGATTTTGCCTTTAGCGATGTGTTGGACCCATCCGATGTGGTGATTCTTTCGAGGCAAATCAGCGCGAACGGTAGAAGTCGCTGCCATATCAACGGACGTTTGGTGAATTTAAAGCAATTGCAGGCACTCGGCACGCTGCTTGTTGACATCCACGGGCAACACGAACATCAATCGCTTTTTCGGACCGAAACACATCTCAAACTTTTGGATGATTTCGGTGGGAGCAGTGAGGCGAGGCAACAGGTTGGCAAGATATATACGCAACTACGCGCTTTGCAACAAGAGGCGGCCTCCGTTGCGGACACTTTGGCTGCATCAGAACGCGAAAAAGATCTCCTTGAATTTGAAATTAAAGAACTGACTGCGGCGAATCTGGAGGCAGGTGAAGACGAAAAGTTGGCAGATGAAGCCCGTGTCCTAAAAAATGCGGAAAAATTGTCCCAGTCTGCAAACTATGTATGCGAACAACTTGATGGTAGCAACCGATCCGGTGGTTTTGGCGGTGGGGCTATGGGAACGGATTTGTCTACACTTGACCGTTTGAAAGATGCTGCGAACGCGCTTACAGATTTATCAGATCTTGATGGTAGCCTCTCGGAATTACAGGATCGTTTGGAATCATCGCTCTACGAATTGGAAGATATCGCTTTACAGATCCGTCAGTATGCTGACACCGTGGAATTCAATCAAGGACGATTGGACGAGATCGCCGACCGGCTCGCCCTGATTGCAAAACTGAAGCGGCGTTATGGCAACACTCTTTCCGAGGTACTGGCATACCATGCTGAAGCAGAACAAAAGTTGGAGACCTTACACCTCGGTTCAGAGAAACAAGAGTCGCTTCAAGCGGAAATTAAAAAAACAATCCAAGAAGCCCAACATCTGTGTACTACGCTCTCCGCGAAACGGCTGCACGTCGCGAAACATCTTTCGGAGCGGATTGAGAAGGAACTCCGTACACTTGGCATGGACAAAGCAGAGTTTCAGGCATCCGTCCAACACATTCCAGACGAACGCGGCCCGTTTGAAGTAAATAGTAAACGTTACGCGTTTCGTTCCGACGGGATGGACGATGTTGAATTTTTGATTGCCCCGAACATCGGTTCCGAAGCGCGTCCGATCGCGAGGATTGCATCAGGTGGCGAAATTTCTCGGATCATGCTTGCTTTAAAGACGGTGCTGGTTCAAGTTGACGAGATTCCGACACTGCTTTTTGATGAGATCGATAGCGGTATCGGCGGCAAGGTCGCCGATGTTATCGGCAAGAAGTTGAAGGAACTTTCGGCGTTTTCACAAGTTATCTGTATTACGCATCTCCCACAGATCGCCCGTTTTGCTGATAATCATTTTCGGGTCGAGAAAAAGGTTGTTGATAAACGTACCCTGATTACGGCGAAACTACTGACAGCGGAAGAGCAGGTTAGTGAGATCGTCCGTATGCACGGTGGCGAAGAAACAGAAATAGGGCTTGCACATGCGCGAGAGTTATTGTCTGAAAAATAG
- a CDS encoding 2-oxoacid:acceptor oxidoreductase family protein gives MKWKTAYEKVIEATNPLDRTAKEVKNMDDRFTQASGTHVYTGCELLVKGALESGVSLLTGYPGSPIAEVFDVLQRNAELLKNNGIIAQIANNEALSIARLNGSQMADVRAIAFMKSVGLHVASDALAISNLAGTTGGAVVVVGDDTWSHSTQVPADSRFLARHVYTPLIEPSTFQELKDWVHCAFQISAAADLYVCYLTTENQASGGGNVELQPNIYPDITELKRVSLDTQLIDADKRVVLPPHTAQIETETFQERLPTALETARDLGLNKIQFVGDPSSQKRYPLGFVSAGLAHSCLLHALGELNLYGDIPVLKLGMTHPIDADIVREFTEQVDEIYVVEEKRPLLENEIKALLTQMYQDGGIKRYVSVWGKQFPDSLAGIPAASGLDASILIQKLIPLFKHRLSTNSTPVDLEHLTCEETLQKQVSEQQIDIPQRTPTFCPGCPHRDSSSVFLEITRQFMDTDYMKKHHNSVPVDLVFHGDIGCYSMLKYEPFPRLMHNLSAMALGGGSGAGIDPFIENKQIVFMGDSTFFHGGMAAISDSIKNNQDIAYIILDNQTTAMTGHQPTPAGELDLLGNPTFAQDIEQVAQGLAGDSEIDIVRTNPEDRVNYKKHLEKTILKPGIKIVIADKECAITYHRRLRREQRKTIAKDGFLKYEKHINITPEVCEFCRECTTATGCPGLKVVDTDYGDKIAIDQSNCVSDGACARIKYACPAFEEVIVTRKRPPQAQMMASAYRDLLSDDPLPPPPPLTFERSWNTYAAGVGGMGIGTISKVLVVAGYFQGYDVTFCDRKGLAIRNGGVYTHIAYTQPSVHASPMIPYGKADLLLGLDILEAVRGITPRSLFRVASPDRTVAVVNTAKTETITTLIGKDDFDPDALEETLQTHTKSEAYFGIDLFTASEQLFGNKLYANMMLLGTAFQRRLIPLELEPLQLALKQMVPHADLETNMKAFNVGRRLALDSQQLVDEAPRESNYAEMLSEKRQILESKRGGKRLAQRYATLVESAVETMDVGSDNIHRLLALYTYDLVQFEGINYARMYIEKVKQVCASDSESYSYRATKAAIRYLHKVMLIKDEVYVAHLLTSKEKLERDKALYKVDTKNGDRIKYVHLNRPHFTVMGFDFETDIDTHNWQLNLMKRMKFLRRLLPEWHAKEKAFREWYISRVIDTFAPTDAETYDKHLRALESVEEVRGYREIRYPKMEAAKQTVEELLGR, from the coding sequence ATGAAATGGAAGACGGCTTACGAAAAGGTGATTGAAGCAACAAACCCGCTTGACCGAACCGCAAAGGAAGTTAAAAATATGGACGACAGGTTTACACAAGCCAGCGGAACGCATGTTTATACGGGGTGCGAGTTGTTAGTCAAAGGTGCCTTGGAGAGTGGGGTTAGTCTGCTCACAGGGTATCCGGGTTCCCCGATTGCCGAAGTATTTGATGTCCTCCAACGGAATGCGGAATTGTTGAAAAACAACGGCATCATCGCGCAGATAGCCAACAATGAAGCGTTAAGTATTGCGCGTCTCAACGGCTCACAGATGGCGGATGTCCGCGCAATAGCGTTTATGAAAAGCGTCGGCTTACATGTAGCCTCCGATGCCTTGGCGATTAGCAACCTTGCAGGAACAACCGGCGGGGCTGTCGTTGTCGTTGGTGATGATACATGGTCGCACAGCACACAGGTACCTGCTGACTCCCGATTTTTGGCGCGGCATGTATATACGCCACTGATTGAACCGAGCACATTTCAGGAACTTAAGGACTGGGTTCACTGTGCTTTCCAGATTTCTGCTGCAGCCGATCTCTATGTTTGTTATTTAACGACTGAAAACCAAGCGAGTGGCGGTGGAAATGTTGAACTTCAACCTAACATTTATCCTGACATTACCGAGTTGAAACGCGTTAGCCTTGATACCCAACTCATTGATGCCGATAAACGGGTTGTCTTACCCCCGCATACCGCCCAGATTGAGACGGAAACGTTTCAGGAACGGCTGCCCACGGCTCTTGAAACGGCAAGGGATCTCGGACTGAATAAAATTCAGTTTGTCGGAGATCCTTCAAGCCAAAAGCGGTATCCACTCGGATTCGTCAGTGCCGGTTTAGCACACAGCTGCCTCCTCCACGCGCTCGGCGAATTAAACTTATACGGCGACATTCCAGTTCTCAAACTCGGTATGACCCATCCAATTGACGCGGATATCGTCCGAGAGTTTACTGAACAGGTTGACGAAATCTACGTTGTTGAAGAGAAACGTCCCCTCTTAGAAAACGAAATTAAAGCACTCCTTACGCAAATGTACCAAGACGGTGGTATCAAACGGTACGTAAGCGTCTGGGGAAAACAATTCCCCGACAGTTTAGCAGGTATTCCCGCAGCTTCCGGATTGGATGCATCTATTCTCATCCAGAAACTCATCCCACTTTTCAAACATCGCCTTAGCACAAACAGTACGCCTGTCGATTTGGAACATCTCACGTGTGAAGAAACACTCCAAAAACAGGTATCTGAACAACAAATTGACATCCCACAACGAACACCTACTTTCTGTCCGGGCTGCCCACACCGCGATTCCTCAAGTGTCTTCCTTGAAATCACAAGACAATTTATGGATACGGACTACATGAAAAAGCACCACAATTCAGTACCGGTAGATCTTGTCTTTCACGGGGATATCGGTTGCTATTCGATGCTCAAATATGAACCGTTTCCGCGGTTGATGCACAACCTCTCCGCAATGGCGTTAGGTGGTGGGTCAGGTGCTGGTATTGACCCGTTTATTGAAAATAAGCAGATCGTTTTCATGGGGGATTCAACCTTTTTCCACGGTGGGATGGCAGCGATTTCAGATTCAATCAAAAACAACCAAGATATTGCTTATATCATTTTAGATAACCAAACGACGGCAATGACTGGGCACCAGCCGACGCCAGCGGGTGAACTTGACCTCCTCGGTAATCCGACGTTTGCACAGGACATTGAGCAGGTCGCTCAAGGGCTCGCTGGCGATTCGGAAATAGATATTGTACGCACCAACCCAGAAGATCGGGTAAACTACAAAAAACATCTTGAAAAGACCATCCTTAAACCCGGCATCAAAATTGTCATTGCTGACAAAGAGTGTGCGATTACTTACCACCGCCGCCTCCGTCGCGAACAACGTAAGACTATAGCCAAAGATGGTTTCCTGAAATACGAAAAGCATATCAATATCACACCTGAAGTTTGCGAATTTTGTCGGGAATGCACCACGGCTACAGGGTGTCCGGGTTTAAAAGTTGTTGATACCGATTATGGTGATAAGATTGCTATTGACCAATCAAACTGCGTCTCTGATGGCGCGTGTGCGCGGATTAAATATGCGTGTCCAGCCTTTGAAGAGGTTATCGTCACCCGTAAACGTCCACCACAAGCGCAGATGATGGCATCCGCTTACCGAGATCTCCTGAGTGATGATCCCTTACCACCGCCGCCACCACTGACATTTGAGCGGAGTTGGAACACGTATGCTGCAGGGGTCGGTGGCATGGGCATTGGGACTATTTCCAAGGTCCTTGTCGTTGCGGGGTATTTCCAAGGCTACGATGTAACGTTTTGTGACAGGAAAGGATTGGCAATTCGCAACGGCGGGGTTTATACACATATTGCATACACGCAACCGAGTGTCCACGCTTCTCCGATGATCCCGTATGGCAAAGCGGATCTGCTGTTAGGACTTGACATCTTAGAGGCTGTTCGTGGTATCACCCCGCGGTCGCTTTTCCGTGTCGCATCACCTGATCGTACCGTTGCTGTAGTCAATACAGCGAAAACCGAGACAATAACGACTCTCATTGGTAAAGACGATTTTGATCCAGATGCACTTGAAGAGACACTTCAGACCCATACCAAATCCGAGGCGTATTTCGGCATTGATCTGTTTACTGCCTCTGAGCAGTTGTTCGGCAACAAGTTGTATGCGAACATGATGCTCTTGGGTACCGCCTTCCAACGCCGATTGATACCTCTTGAACTGGAACCGCTCCAATTGGCACTCAAGCAGATGGTCCCGCATGCCGATTTAGAGACGAATATGAAAGCATTCAATGTCGGACGGCGGCTCGCGCTTGACTCCCAACAACTCGTAGATGAGGCACCCCGCGAGTCGAATTATGCCGAAATGCTCTCTGAAAAACGACAGATTCTGGAGAGCAAACGCGGCGGAAAGCGTTTGGCACAAAGGTACGCGACACTCGTTGAAAGTGCCGTGGAGACAATGGATGTTGGTTCGGACAATATTCATCGACTGCTGGCACTCTATACCTACGACCTCGTCCAGTTTGAAGGCATTAACTATGCCCGGATGTATATTGAAAAAGTAAAACAGGTTTGTGCGAGTGATTCAGAATCATACAGCTATCGTGCTACAAAAGCCGCTATCAGATATCTGCATAAGGTGATGCTAATTAAGGACGAAGTCTATGTTGCACATCTTCTGACAAGCAAAGAAAAATTGGAACGGGACAAGGCACTATACAAGGTTGACACCAAAAACGGCGACAGGATTAAATATGTCCATCTCAATCGTCCGCATTTCACTGTTATGGGATTTGACTTTGAGACAGATATTGACACGCACAATTGGCAGTTAAACTTGATGAAACGGATGAAGTTTCTAAGACGGTTATTACCGGAATGGCATGCGAAAGAAAAGGCATTCCGAGAGTGGTATATTTCCCGTGTGATTGACACGTTCGCTCCAACCGATGCCGAGACTTACGATAAGCATCTCCGCGCTTTAGAATCTGTGGAGGAGGTCCGTGGCTATCGAGAGATTCGCTATCCAAAGATGGAGGCGGCGAAACAGACCGTTGAAGAACTGCTTGGGAGATAG
- a CDS encoding shikimate dehydrogenase has protein sequence MQKQHLLTGHTRIVGVIGDPVEHSRSPQMHNAAFAKAGLDYVYVPFHVRPNDLSDAIAGFKATNVVGINVTLPHKQAVISHLTSISREAELIGAVNTLTFTDDGIHGDNTDAPGVLRALEENGNMSVPVGENVVVLGAGGAARAVVVALALAGVALITIANRTVEKAISLAEEMRQKTGISMQGLGFADPRLPVAVRESMLLINTATVSMDATHPLLISADWLQPHTVVYDIVYTPPVTPLMRAAAVRGCETLGGIGMLVHQGAIAFETWTGIAPCTEIMHQAL, from the coding sequence ATGCAAAAGCAACACTTACTGACAGGACATACGCGTATCGTCGGCGTTATTGGTGACCCCGTTGAACACAGCCGGTCGCCTCAGATGCACAATGCTGCCTTTGCCAAAGCCGGACTTGATTACGTATACGTCCCTTTTCATGTCCGCCCGAATGATTTGTCAGACGCAATCGCGGGGTTTAAAGCGACCAATGTCGTTGGCATTAATGTGACGCTTCCGCATAAACAGGCAGTCATCTCACATCTTACATCGATTTCACGGGAAGCAGAACTCATTGGAGCAGTGAACACACTCACCTTTACTGATGACGGGATACACGGCGACAATACAGATGCCCCGGGTGTTTTGAGGGCCTTAGAGGAAAACGGAAACATGTCTGTGCCAGTAGGCGAAAATGTTGTCGTTTTAGGGGCAGGAGGTGCTGCCAGGGCAGTGGTTGTTGCGTTGGCACTCGCGGGTGTAGCTTTGATTACGATCGCTAACCGCACAGTGGAGAAAGCTATCTCCTTGGCTGAGGAGATGCGTCAAAAAACGGGTATTTCCATGCAGGGGTTGGGGTTTGCGGATCCTCGATTGCCTGTTGCTGTTCGTGAGAGCATGCTCCTCATCAACACTGCGACGGTTAGTATGGACGCGACACATCCACTGTTAATTTCTGCGGATTGGCTTCAACCGCACACTGTCGTTTACGATATCGTGTATACGCCTCCGGTGACACCGCTTATGCGAGCTGCCGCTGTGCGCGGCTGTGAAACGCTCGGTGGCATCGGTATGTTAGTGCATCAGGGGGCAATCGCTTTTGAAACATGGACGGGTATTGCACCGTGTACAGAGATAATGCACCAAGCCCTATAA
- a CDS encoding M48 family metallopeptidase has translation MGQISIILIAGLLFLFSFEPPQTNINISDMQVVLWTIVLTGFPVLLTCFVTSYVARTFPADKEENLPKLYRLRRFMIVFECMSLAAYLCNIYLLNLPTLIDKHLAFFPMRHLRQIFALLPLLIGLICIRLAFYQVNRLQQGHYREVATLQFKFLLFPLLPMLAYLATIDAVYWLPYSVQMFILEHPYVLIGLILPVIASAYIFAPLFMQFLWKTEPLAVGSALKGKLDVLTKQSGIKYRDIVVWQTGSLLIANAAVAGTFPWNRRIFLTDALLEYFTDEEIETVVAHELGHIRYRHIPTYMLFSIFYLLSYLFFFVLVEEPLVAYFGESQILPTLCSLTFLIVYFVFIFRYLSRRCEHQADLYAAALTKKPEAFKNALMKLAVLNSVPKSIRRFFEMFNTHPSIHRRIDFINQWAEQNSAIQRYKNYLLEVKILIALLPIFGILALVLLR, from the coding sequence ATGGGACAGATAAGCATTATCCTCATCGCGGGTTTACTCTTTCTTTTTTCCTTTGAACCGCCCCAAACTAACATAAACATCAGCGATATGCAGGTGGTGCTTTGGACAATTGTATTAACAGGTTTCCCTGTGCTCCTTACGTGTTTCGTGACATCGTACGTGGCGCGAACTTTTCCTGCGGACAAAGAAGAGAACCTACCGAAACTTTATCGCTTGCGACGCTTCATGATCGTTTTTGAGTGTATGAGTTTAGCGGCGTATCTGTGTAATATATACTTGCTGAATTTGCCCACCTTGATTGATAAACACCTTGCCTTCTTTCCCATGAGGCACCTGCGCCAGATATTCGCATTGCTTCCGCTTCTGATTGGTCTCATCTGTATCCGGCTTGCCTTTTATCAAGTGAATCGGCTCCAACAAGGACACTACCGAGAGGTCGCCACACTTCAATTCAAGTTTCTGCTCTTCCCACTGCTGCCGATGTTGGCTTATCTCGCCACAATAGATGCTGTGTACTGGCTCCCATATTCAGTACAGATGTTCATCCTTGAGCACCCTTATGTACTCATAGGGTTGATTCTACCCGTGATTGCGTCCGCTTATATTTTTGCACCACTATTCATGCAGTTTCTATGGAAAACGGAACCCCTGGCGGTCGGTTCAGCATTGAAGGGAAAATTAGATGTGTTGACGAAACAGAGCGGCATAAAATATCGGGATATTGTAGTATGGCAGACCGGTTCGCTATTAATAGCCAATGCAGCAGTCGCGGGGACCTTTCCGTGGAACCGCCGAATTTTCCTGACAGATGCACTCCTTGAATACTTTACAGATGAAGAGATCGAAACCGTCGTTGCCCACGAACTTGGGCATATCCGCTACAGACACATTCCGACGTATATGCTGTTTTCGATCTTCTATCTATTGAGTTATCTGTTTTTCTTTGTGCTTGTTGAAGAACCGTTGGTGGCATATTTCGGGGAATCACAAATCTTGCCAACGTTATGTTCATTAACTTTTCTAATCGTCTATTTCGTGTTCATCTTCCGGTATTTGTCAAGACGCTGTGAACATCAAGCCGACCTATATGCGGCTGCGCTCACGAAGAAACCCGAAGCATTTAAAAACGCTTTGATGAAACTTGCTGTGCTGAATTCGGTGCCAAAATCAATTCGACGGTTTTTTGAAATGTTCAACACACACCCATCTATCCACCGGCGAATTGATTTTATCAACCAGTGGGCAGAACAAAATTCTGCCATTCAACGTTATAAAAACTATCTACTTGAAGTCAAAATCTTAATTGCCCTGCTTCCGATATTTGGTATCCTCGCGTTGGTGTTGCTCCGTTAA
- a CDS encoding OmpA family protein, giving the protein MLSRTTFTIIALLGVALVVSSCGKLNQEEFEMWKNEHVSQIEQTNSDMSNKFTMLEGKVDQNNKDTTEAISKAKEETIAASQQGDADTIAAAEQKAKEGDAQLRADLTKAIDMQGKEAMDAAKSGDAELKMQLDAVGQNATANGAAIKQIRSELMAVKEQVAMNAKEAAKKPMVVTTVNFGSGQTGLSSKDKEMLDGVVDQLMASDAKIVVVGHADGTPVLRGSHRSNWDLSQARANSVSKYLKSKGIDAARIEAVGMAHTKPVAPQNTAAGRAMNRRAEVILLPAGAMM; this is encoded by the coding sequence ATGCTAAGTAGAACCACTTTCACAATTATCGCTCTTCTGGGAGTCGCGCTTGTTGTTAGTAGTTGCGGCAAGTTAAACCAAGAAGAGTTTGAAATGTGGAAGAATGAACATGTCTCACAGATAGAGCAGACCAACTCTGACATGTCAAACAAATTCACGATGTTAGAAGGCAAAGTCGATCAGAATAATAAAGATACGACAGAGGCAATCTCCAAAGCGAAGGAGGAGACGATTGCCGCATCCCAACAAGGTGATGCCGACACTATTGCTGCTGCAGAGCAAAAAGCCAAAGAAGGGGACGCACAACTCCGCGCGGACTTAACCAAGGCGATTGACATGCAAGGCAAAGAAGCAATGGACGCTGCGAAAAGCGGAGATGCTGAATTGAAAATGCAGCTGGATGCTGTAGGACAGAACGCTACAGCTAACGGCGCAGCGATAAAACAGATTCGATCTGAACTGATGGCTGTGAAAGAACAGGTTGCTATGAACGCGAAAGAGGCAGCCAAGAAACCGATGGTGGTTACGACCGTCAATTTCGGCAGCGGACAGACCGGCCTATCCAGCAAAGACAAAGAGATGCTTGACGGTGTCGTCGATCAACTCATGGCATCGGATGCAAAGATTGTAGTTGTTGGACATGCTGATGGCACGCCGGTGCTGCGTGGAAGCCATAGAAGCAACTGGGATCTCTCACAAGCACGCGCCAACTCGGTATCAAAATACTTGAAATCCAAAGGAATTGATGCCGCCAGAATAGAGGCAGTTGGCATGGCACACACGAAACCTGTCGCCCCGCAAAATACTGCCGCTGGCAGAGCTATGAATCGCAGGGCTGAAGTCATTCTGCTCCCCGCTGGCGCAATGATGTAG